The following are from one region of the Methanospirillum hungatei genome:
- a CDS encoding DUF86 domain-containing protein yields MSKRDIILIFDDIIEASNRISAYIGQYSKEGFLGDQKTIDAVVRNVEIIGEAVSQIPLEIRKKYPEIP; encoded by the coding sequence ATGTCAAAGCGTGATATTATACTAATATTTGATGACATAATTGAAGCATCAAACAGGATATCCGCTTATATAGGTCAATACTCGAAAGAAGGTTTTTTAGGAGATCAAAAGACAATTGATGCTGTTGTCAGAAACGTTGAGATAATTGGAGAGGCAGTATCTCAAATACCACTTGAAATTCGCAAAAAATATCCAGAAATACCCTAG
- a CDS encoding alpha/beta fold hydrolase, giving the protein MQLSLIYYFYTIRKIWWIILIILLVCSQGISIVTASIFNNSTLEHEQYSYEKILNHINEIRPEKIPDPDLSEILERDYKNFTNFSSNTNFSPIKRDRKDPTIQNRTKSSNILLSSDEINTSVGSIILKPLVYGGYGYTCSCFADPEDPEKCAVDSLISYSIYLPGSYILGEGFNSYFSGISIDASDVILDGNDKKITAKTGIEIDKNTSNVVVKNFGSINGGYGIISEGKNNKILNNNVYPEICGLMSRAENDSIFYNFFEGMYNYGILSGGNNASISRNKLIAGFTYPIYSGGNDSTISENTVSGGWDFSIRSSGAHAKIFGNTVTNSTYNGIVSSGPNSLISDNILHDNSNYETNFAINVFGSNSIVDNNTIYNSDYGIVITDYYGGTIVSNVSVIANNVFDNFNGISDGGVKTSIKNNKIKNNEVGTNVGFNSTLQNNNITRNNFYGIYGGYHDGDSINIIGNNISDNRNCGLYINGGFPNIVGNNITGNEKSGIFLDGITDGLIYNNYFGNEVNTDIFSNNDLSNWTNPAGPLPGTNIMGGPYIAGNYWSIPKGKGWSDLQPPNPKGYTTTPYEVSLGVYDTAPLVKVNTSSHIIEASAGDGGKIEPSGSVYVEHGENVTFTFIPDKSYQTANFTIDGKFANNTSPFTFTKVKTDHTIEANFSKTPVVLVHGFNSDPSCWTEMIKRLNKEGIETWAFDYSDNNRGDPRVIAHQFKAFIENKRDEIHYYGPIDIICHSMGALVSRWEMENLENGDANVRQWIGIAPVTGGSALADDEDGLFIFRAILNLIGIFDPGSALTQLSTNSETVKELNNNINKNQLNKNTIYRVIVGYNPDASIFFNNLLFAVTRQKINDAYSWTFLGDGIVANTQSYFHNVGEQFDTLPIMGIYWDHEEASSYNHQKICHQQETINHVVGYYQNPLKSSTNILPNEPTGVKPNLIIKTWETAKITANAYTVFRFPVIGATLLTICCTGDGNYDINSLKDSNLLSEKVNITITYKSGKSIKLTPGTAYYQSDSNNLTCFIDPDEVGEYTVTVSPIGLQPYGFNGEMKLNGITSNDLIPINEIIPSSGINSESATITNLSGNNFHSGAIVNLSRSGYSNITATNVQYPSSTKITCTIPITGASPGLWNVTVMNPDGQMGTLINGFTITKTGTLNPVHAGSIVDGQGGAKLFGPHGVFVKDNYAYVVSSSNALEIIDISIPENPVHTGSIVNGTNGALLDNPYNVFISEIYAYVISTGSNALEIIDVSNPTNPVHKGYIKDGEGGAKLNEPYSVYVSGNNAYVASKGSNALEIVNISNPEKPVHSSSITDGEEGAKLNGAFSVFVSGNYAYVASSSSNALEIIDVSNPANPVHKGCISDGEGGARINNPQYVFVSNNYAYVVSSGSNALEIIDIKNPANPIHKGSISDGEGGSLLYNPISVYIFGNYAHIASPFSDALEIIDIFDPENPVHAGSIVNGTRGALLDKPWSVAVSRNYAYVASYSSNALEVVNIGTASPIITSITPSSGVNGNPINIRNLEGSGFQTGALVKLSRTGNSEIIANTVSVNSPSHITCTLPITDAAPGLWNVTVTNLDGQMGTLINGFTITNVNPTPTVTPTPTTAGFYINSTSDKWTISYPSGNKTYPEESNQTFITQSKPGAELLDVIVDEQSKGANKSYTFTNITTDHSIQTVGDANPHQVHVMFNATPCTGKLPLRVEFFDESLGEPTMWYWQFGDGQTSSFRNPIHKYTRPGIYSVSLRAYNNNSGGTSMMNEMIRVIE; this is encoded by the coding sequence ATGCAGTTAAGTTTAATATATTATTTTTATACGATTCGGAAAATATGGTGGATAATACTGATAATCCTTCTAGTATGCAGTCAAGGGATTTCAATTGTAACTGCGTCTATCTTTAATAACTCGACTTTGGAACATGAGCAGTATTCTTACGAAAAAATATTAAATCATATAAACGAGATTAGGCCCGAAAAAATCCCTGATCCTGATTTATCGGAAATATTGGAGAGAGATTACAAAAATTTTACAAATTTCTCATCAAATACTAATTTTTCTCCCATAAAAAGGGATAGAAAAGATCCAACAATACAAAATCGCACAAAATCCTCAAATATATTGTTATCCTCTGATGAAATTAATACAAGTGTCGGTTCAATAATTCTTAAACCTCTGGTTTACGGTGGCTACGGATATACATGTTCATGCTTTGCTGATCCCGAGGATCCAGAAAAATGTGCAGTTGATTCATTGATTTCTTACTCAATTTATCTGCCTGGATCTTATATTTTAGGTGAAGGATTTAACTCCTATTTCTCCGGAATTAGTATAGATGCTTCAGACGTTATACTTGATGGTAATGACAAAAAAATTACTGCTAAAACTGGAATCGAAATAGATAAAAATACATCTAATGTTGTTGTAAAAAACTTTGGTTCGATAAATGGAGGTTATGGAATAATATCGGAAGGTAAAAATAATAAAATATTAAACAATAACGTTTATCCTGAGATTTGTGGTTTGATGTCCAGAGCTGAAAATGATTCAATATTCTATAATTTTTTTGAAGGAATGTATAATTATGGGATATTATCTGGAGGTAATAATGCATCAATTTCAAGGAATAAATTAATCGCTGGATTTACATATCCGATTTATTCAGGGGGTAATGATTCAACAATTTCCGAAAACACTGTTAGCGGTGGATGGGACTTTAGCATTAGATCATCGGGTGCTCATGCAAAAATATTTGGAAATACAGTAACAAATTCTACTTACAATGGGATAGTCTCTTCAGGTCCTAATTCATTGATTTCAGATAATATTTTACATGATAATTCGAACTATGAAACTAATTTTGCTATCAATGTATTTGGATCAAATTCTATAGTGGATAATAATACTATTTACAATAGTGATTATGGCATTGTTATAACGGATTATTATGGAGGCACTATTGTTAGCAATGTAAGTGTAATTGCAAATAATGTCTTTGATAATTTTAATGGTATAAGTGATGGCGGAGTAAAAACATCGATAAAAAATAATAAAATAAAAAATAATGAGGTTGGGACGAATGTAGGATTTAATTCTACACTTCAGAATAACAATATTACTCGTAATAATTTTTATGGAATCTATGGTGGTTATCATGACGGCGATTCTATTAATATTATAGGCAATAATATCTCTGATAATCGTAATTGTGGTCTTTATATTAATGGTGGTTTTCCTAATATTGTAGGTAATAACATAACTGGTAATGAAAAAAGTGGTATATTTTTGGATGGGATAACGGACGGATTGATCTATAACAATTACTTTGGTAATGAAGTCAATACCGATATTTTTAGTAATAATGACCTATCCAATTGGACGAATCCCGCAGGTCCACTACCCGGAACAAACATCATGGGTGGCCCTTATATTGCTGGAAATTATTGGAGCATCCCAAAGGGAAAAGGATGGTCAGACCTCCAGCCACCTAATCCCAAAGGGTATACAACAACACCTTATGAGGTTTCTTTAGGTGTATATGATACTGCTCCACTTGTTAAAGTAAATACTTCATCTCATATCATTGAAGCATCTGCTGGGGATGGTGGAAAAATCGAACCATCTGGAAGCGTCTACGTAGAGCATGGTGAGAATGTAACCTTTACTTTTATCCCGGATAAAAGTTATCAAACTGCCAATTTTACAATAGATGGGAAATTTGCAAATAACACATCGCCATTTACCTTTACTAAAGTAAAAACAGATCATACTATTGAAGCGAATTTTAGTAAAACACCGGTTGTTTTGGTTCATGGCTTTAATAGTGACCCTTCTTGTTGGACTGAAATGATTAAGAGATTAAATAAAGAAGGAATTGAAACTTGGGCTTTTGATTATTCAGATAATAATAGGGGTGACCCAAGAGTAATTGCACATCAGTTTAAAGCATTTATTGAAAATAAAAGAGATGAAATACATTATTATGGTCCTATTGATATTATTTGCCATTCAATGGGGGCATTGGTAAGTCGATGGGAAATGGAAAATCTCGAGAATGGAGATGCAAATGTCAGGCAATGGATAGGCATTGCCCCAGTCACAGGAGGTTCGGCCTTAGCAGATGATGAAGATGGATTATTTATTTTTCGGGCCATTTTAAACCTTATTGGTATATTTGACCCTGGTTCAGCTTTAACCCAATTATCTACAAATAGTGAAACAGTAAAGGAACTAAATAATAATATAAATAAGAATCAACTAAATAAAAATACAATATATCGTGTAATTGTAGGATATAATCCGGATGCTTCGATTTTTTTTAATAATTTACTTTTTGCTGTGACCAGACAAAAAATAAATGATGCCTATTCATGGACATTTCTTGGAGATGGAATTGTTGCAAACACACAATCATATTTCCATAACGTAGGAGAACAATTTGATACATTACCAATAATGGGAATATATTGGGACCATGAGGAAGCATCTTCTTACAACCATCAAAAAATCTGTCATCAACAGGAAACCATCAATCACGTTGTAGGTTATTATCAAAACCCGCTAAAGTCATCTACAAATATTCTCCCAAATGAACCAACAGGAGTAAAACCGAATTTAATAATAAAAACATGGGAAACTGCTAAAATTACAGCTAATGCCTATACTGTTTTTAGGTTCCCAGTAATAGGGGCAACATTGCTCACAATTTGTTGTACTGGAGATGGTAATTATGATATTAATTCGTTAAAAGATTCAAATCTATTGTCAGAAAAAGTAAATATTACCATAACATACAAATCTGGAAAATCTATAAAATTAACTCCAGGTACTGCTTATTATCAATCGGACTCGAATAATCTCACATGCTTTATTGATCCTGATGAAGTTGGGGAATATACTGTTACAGTATCACCAATAGGATTACAACCTTATGGATTTAATGGAGAAATGAAACTTAACGGAATTACGTCAAATGATTTAATTCCAATAAATGAAATAATACCTTCATCAGGAATCAATTCTGAATCAGCCACCATTACAAATTTATCGGGAAATAATTTCCATTCAGGTGCAATTGTGAATCTTTCACGTTCCGGTTATTCAAATATCACCGCAACGAATGTCCAATACCCTTCGTCAACCAAAATTACCTGCACAATCCCAATAACCGGAGCATCACCAGGATTATGGAATGTTACAGTAATGAATCCAGATGGACAAATGGGAACATTGATCAACGGATTTACAATCACAAAAACAGGAACATTAAATCCGGTCCATGCAGGGAGTATTGTTGACGGTCAGGGAGGAGCTAAACTGTTCGGCCCACATGGGGTATTTGTGAAAGACAATTATGCATATGTTGTCAGTTCTAGTAATGCCCTGGAAATCATTGATATTTCAATCCCGGAAAATCCAGTCCATACAGGATCTATTGTAAATGGAACGAATGGAGCTCTACTGGATAATCCATATAATGTCTTTATATCTGAAATTTATGCATATGTAATAAGTACCGGAAGTAATGCCCTTGAAATAATCGATGTTTCTAATCCTACAAACCCTGTCCATAAAGGCTACATTAAAGATGGAGAAGGAGGAGCAAAATTAAATGAGCCCTATAGCGTGTATGTTTCAGGGAATAATGCATATGTAGCAAGTAAGGGTAGTAACGCCCTAGAAATTGTTAATATCTCGAATCCAGAAAAACCTGTCCATTCAAGTAGTATAACCGACGGGGAAGAGGGGGCAAAACTGAATGGTGCATTCTCTGTTTTTGTATCTGGAAATTACGCATATGTTGCCAGTTCGTCCAGTAATGCCCTTGAAATAATCGATGTATCCAATCCAGCTAATCCTGTTCATAAAGGCTGCATTAGTGATGGAGAAGGAGGGGCCCGAATAAATAATCCTCAATATGTCTTTGTCTCTAATAATTATGCTTATGTTGTCAGTTCAGGTAGCAATGCTCTTGAGATCATTGATATTAAAAATCCCGCAAATCCTATTCATAAAGGAAGTATTTCTGATGGTGAAGGTGGATCTCTTTTATACAACCCTATAAGTGTATATATTTTCGGCAATTATGCACATATTGCAAGTCCATTTAGCGATGCCCTTGAAATCATCGATATTTTCGATCCTGAAAATCCAGTCCATGCCGGAAGCATAGTAAATGGAACTAGAGGGGCTCTCCTAGATAAACCCTGGAGTGTGGCAGTATCCAGAAATTATGCTTATGTAGCCAGTTATAGCAGTAATGCTCTTGAAGTTGTGAATATTGGAACTGCCTCACCCATAATTACGAGCATAACACCATCTTCAGGGGTAAATGGCAATCCAATTAATATCCGTAACCTTGAGGGAAGTGGTTTTCAAACCGGAGCACTTGTTAAACTTTCAAGAACTGGAAATTCAGAGATTATAGCAAATACTGTGTCCGTTAACAGTCCATCACATATAACCTGCACTCTTCCAATTACCGATGCAGCACCGGGTTTGTGGAATGTTACCGTAACAAATCTGGATGGACAAATGGGGACATTGATCAACGGGTTTACAATAACTAATGTTAACCCGACTCCAACAGTAACACCAACACCTACAACAGCCGGATTTTATATCAATTCAACAAGCGATAAATGGACAATCAGTTATCCTTCCGGTAATAAAACCTACCCAGAAGAATCGAATCAGACATTTATTACCCAATCAAAACCCGGCGCTGAGTTACTTGATGTAATTGTTGACGAACAATCAAAAGGAGCAAATAAATCTTATACCTTTACGAACATCACTACAGATCACTCTATACAGACGGTAGGTGATGCCAACCCTCATCAGGTTCATGTAATGTTCAATGCCACCCCATGTACCGGAAAACTCCCATTAAGAGTTGAGTTTTTCGATGAATCATTGGGTGAGCCTACTATGTGGTATTGGCAATTTGGAGATGGCCAAACTTCATCATTCAGGAATCCAATACACAAATATACCCGTCCAGGAATTTACTCAGTCTCATTACGTGCATATAACAATAATTCTGGAGGAACGAGTATGATGAATGAGATGATAAGAGTAATAGAATAA
- a CDS encoding HepT-like ribonuclease domain-containing protein — translation MVGVRNIVIHRYFGVDTDTLWIIIHEQIPKFKEQVSVIIQKD, via the coding sequence ATTGTCGGAGTAAGGAACATCGTAATTCATAGATATTTTGGAGTTGACACAGATACATTATGGATCATTATACATGAGCAAATTCCAAAATTCAAAGAACAGGTTTCTGTAATAATTCAAAAGGATTAA
- a CDS encoding phosphoglycerate kinase — protein MGIYSKIKGLSDVDVSGKTVLLRVDFNSPIDPQAGVILDDKRFREHLYTIKALDKAKTVIITHQSRPGKKDFTSLYAHAQRLSELLGKPVRFIDDIFGSYAQESIKKANIGDVIMLENVRFNAEENLKLSGEESAKTVLIRNLARMGDIFINDAFGTAHRSQPTIVGLPEVLPAIAGLLMEREVENLSRVFQGAPRPVTFILGGTKVDDSIDVARHVLLNGIADYVLAVGVVANIFLAAKDFDIGKPSMDLIEQLGYTGQIEIARSILSQFNDKIVVPEHVAIKKDGVRVEMHVRDIPADCPILDLGSEGLIPCLDLIRSSRTVVLNGPAGLFEESDYSFGTYEIIKAAAEAEFSVVGGGHTAAVIEKMGYDSRFTHISTGGGACIEFLTGKKLPAIAALEKSSERFA, from the coding sequence ATGGGCATATATTCAAAAATTAAGGGATTATCGGATGTTGATGTTTCTGGAAAAACGGTCCTTCTGAGGGTTGATTTTAATTCTCCTATTGATCCTCAGGCAGGAGTAATCCTTGATGACAAGCGCTTTCGGGAACATCTCTATACCATAAAGGCACTTGATAAAGCAAAAACGGTTATCATCACCCATCAAAGCAGACCAGGAAAAAAGGATTTTACCTCCCTGTATGCCCATGCTCAGAGGCTTTCAGAATTACTTGGAAAACCGGTCAGATTTATTGATGATATCTTTGGATCATATGCACAGGAATCCATAAAAAAGGCAAACATCGGCGATGTCATTATGCTGGAAAATGTACGGTTTAATGCTGAAGAAAACCTCAAACTATCCGGAGAGGAATCAGCAAAGACGGTGCTGATTAGAAATCTGGCCAGGATGGGAGATATCTTCATCAATGATGCATTCGGAACCGCTCACCGATCTCAGCCTACAATTGTCGGTCTTCCTGAAGTCCTCCCTGCAATTGCCGGCCTTTTAATGGAACGTGAAGTTGAAAATCTATCACGCGTATTCCAAGGCGCTCCTCGTCCGGTGACATTTATCTTAGGGGGAACGAAGGTTGACGATTCTATTGATGTTGCCCGTCATGTCCTTTTAAATGGTATCGCTGATTATGTTCTTGCAGTTGGCGTGGTTGCAAATATCTTCCTCGCTGCCAAAGATTTTGATATTGGAAAACCATCAATGGACCTCATTGAGCAATTAGGATATACCGGACAGATTGAAATTGCACGTTCAATTTTATCACAGTTTAATGATAAGATCGTTGTTCCTGAACATGTAGCGATAAAGAAAGATGGCGTTCGTGTTGAAATGCATGTTCGGGATATTCCCGCGGATTGCCCGATATTAGATCTCGGCTCTGAAGGATTGATCCCATGTCTTGATCTCATCCGCTCATCCCGTACCGTAGTCCTGAACGGTCCTGCCGGATTATTTGAAGAATCTGATTACTCATTCGGAACCTATGAAATAATTAAAGCTGCTGCTGAAGCAGAATTTTCTGTCGTCGGGGGTGGGCATACAGCTGCGGTCATTGAAAAAATGGGATATGATTCTAGATTTACCCATATATCCACAGGTGGTGGTGCCTGTATCGAATTTTTAACCGGAAAAAAACTTCCGGCCATTGCTGCTCTTGAAAAAAGTTCTGAAAGGTTTGCCTGA
- a CDS encoding type II toxin-antitoxin system VapC family toxin — MPDLLFDTHAFITLFERQPGWEIVREYMRAVDDNECSGFIPTVVLTEIMYLYILQEGHTIAEQRIGQILNSRMKTLPFDESISLVAGMIKKPGVSLADACIGATAQVHNLTVLSGDKHFDQMNIQRIGYP, encoded by the coding sequence ATGCCAGATCTTCTTTTCGACACACATGCATTCATCACACTTTTCGAACGACAACCAGGATGGGAAATTGTAAGAGAATATATGAGAGCAGTTGATGATAACGAATGTTCAGGGTTTATTCCAACAGTTGTACTCACGGAAATTATGTATTTGTACATTCTGCAAGAGGGACATACTATCGCAGAACAAAGAATAGGGCAAATATTAAATTCCAGAATGAAGACTCTCCCTTTTGATGAGAGCATCTCCCTTGTGGCAGGGATGATTAAAAAACCAGGTGTTTCATTGGCAGATGCATGTATTGGAGCTACGGCACAGGTTCACAATCTTACGGTATTATCAGGGGATAAACACTTTGACCAGATGAATATCCAGCGAATCGGATATCCATAA
- a CDS encoding V-type ATP synthase subunit D, which translates to MALKDVKPTRSELINIKKKIKLSQNGYKILKMKRDGLIMEFFKVLEEAKDSRGALLEKYARAQEMMAIANTIEGSIGVKAAAFSVRENPDITLKSKNIMGVVVPEIESTKVRKGIADRGYGVIGTTPVIDDTAAAFEDLVEAIIKSAEIETTMKRLLDEIESTKRRVNALEFKVIPELSEARDFIKMRLDEMEREELFRLKKIKARSTA; encoded by the coding sequence ATGGCACTGAAAGATGTCAAGCCGACACGGTCTGAGTTGATCAACATCAAAAAGAAGATCAAGCTCTCCCAGAACGGTTATAAGATCCTCAAAATGAAGCGCGATGGACTCATTATGGAGTTCTTCAAAGTGCTTGAGGAGGCAAAGGACTCCAGAGGTGCTCTGCTTGAGAAATATGCCCGTGCACAGGAGATGATGGCTATCGCAAACACTATTGAGGGTTCAATTGGTGTGAAAGCAGCCGCATTTTCTGTCCGGGAAAACCCGGATATCACCCTCAAGAGCAAAAATATCATGGGTGTTGTGGTTCCGGAGATTGAATCAACCAAAGTTAGAAAAGGAATTGCAGACCGTGGTTACGGAGTTATCGGTACCACCCCGGTTATCGATGATACTGCAGCAGCCTTTGAAGATCTTGTTGAGGCTATCATTAAAAGTGCAGAGATAGAGACCACGATGAAACGTCTGCTTGATGAGATAGAATCTACCAAGCGGCGTGTCAATGCTCTGGAGTTCAAGGTTATACCAGAACTCTCCGAGGCTCGTGACTTTATTAAGATGCGGCTTGATGAAATGGAGCGTGAAGAGTTATTCAGGCTCAAAAAGATCAAGGCCAGATCTACCGCATAA
- a CDS encoding ATP-binding protein: MITIHQLDRIIQDQVKSFARKDPGTPRSINLSKYLYHNQVITISGVRRCGKTTLLRQIASHFQAYHYLNLADIRFHGLSDLTTRLLLLEKRKPGIKILLLDEIQNLPGCGETIRQLHNAGYKIFSTVSHGTITSHSDKSPQEIWANIELYPFSFAEYLTWHAIEISTESENQIAILSHLDRYLEEGGFPEYVRMWDAEHTRSIYETILYQDCIARWNIRDGAGFIRLARFLLTNIGTEVHYRSLASLLGMKSPMTVRDYIHILTDTHLITEVHRYDPSLKKQYGTGKKIYAVDSGMRNQVAFRVSGDHEKLLENLVLTELKRRGFDVYYHFSAKECDFVIIQNGKVNALYQVCSELTDMNREREYDGLQEAMKQYGLDWGMVITMSQEGAVRVSEGVIQIMPMWKWVLNWEV; encoded by the coding sequence ATGATTACTATTCATCAGCTTGATCGTATCATTCAGGATCAGGTGAAATCATTTGCACGGAAAGATCCCGGAACACCCCGGTCCATCAACCTCTCCAAATACCTTTACCATAACCAGGTGATCACTATTTCCGGTGTCCGGAGATGTGGAAAAACAACCCTGCTTCGGCAGATTGCATCTCATTTTCAAGCCTATCATTATCTGAACCTTGCCGACATACGCTTTCATGGATTATCAGACTTGACTACCAGGTTACTTCTTCTGGAAAAACGAAAACCAGGAATCAAGATCCTCCTTCTTGATGAAATCCAGAACCTGCCCGGATGCGGAGAGACAATCAGACAATTACATAATGCTGGGTATAAAATTTTCAGCACTGTTTCACACGGCACCATAACATCTCATTCAGATAAATCACCACAGGAGATTTGGGCCAATATTGAGCTCTATCCATTTTCATTTGCCGAGTACCTCACCTGGCATGCGATAGAGATAAGCACGGAGTCTGAAAACCAGATTGCCATCCTGTCGCACCTGGACCGTTATCTGGAAGAAGGAGGATTTCCGGAATACGTAAGAATGTGGGATGCCGAGCATACCAGAAGTATATATGAAACGATCCTGTACCAGGACTGTATCGCCAGGTGGAATATCAGGGACGGTGCCGGATTTATCAGATTGGCACGGTTTCTTCTCACAAACATTGGAACCGAAGTCCATTACAGATCCCTGGCCTCATTGCTCGGAATGAAAAGTCCTATGACAGTCAGGGATTACATCCATATTCTGACAGATACCCATCTGATAACTGAAGTTCACCGGTATGATCCATCCCTGAAGAAACAGTATGGAACCGGGAAAAAGATCTATGCGGTCGATTCCGGCATGAGAAATCAGGTGGCCTTCAGGGTTTCCGGGGATCATGAAAAACTCCTTGAGAATCTGGTACTGACAGAGTTAAAACGCCGTGGTTTTGATGTCTATTACCATTTTTCTGCTAAGGAATGTGATTTTGTTATCATCCAGAATGGCAAGGTGAATGCTCTGTATCAAGTCTGCTCAGAATTAACTGATATGAACAGGGAGCGGGAATATGATGGTTTGCAGGAAGCTATGAAGCAGTATGGCCTTGACTGGGGGATGGTAATTACTATGAGCCAGGAGGGAGCAGTTCGGGTTTCTGAAGGGGTGATTCAGATTATGCCAATGTGGAAATGGGTGTTGAATTGGGAGGTTTGA
- a CDS encoding nucleotidyltransferase family protein, translating to MALLNKNYQSLQEKYNINEISIIGSFARGEQTEESDLDIMVDFTKPIGWEVVDLRDELEKLLGIKVDLILKAGVVQRKRLYSQILEDAVYVKA from the coding sequence GTGGCATTATTAAACAAAAATTACCAATCCCTTCAGGAAAAATACAATATCAACGAGATCAGTATCATTGGTTCATTTGCCAGAGGCGAACAGACAGAAGAAAGCGACTTGGATATAATGGTTGATTTTACAAAACCAATAGGTTGGGAAGTCGTGGATCTCAGGGATGAATTAGAAAAACTTCTGGGTATAAAGGTTGATCTCATTTTAAAAGCGGGAGTCGTGCAGCGAAAACGGCTCTACTCACAAATTTTAGAGGATGCAGTATATGTCAAAGCGTGA
- a CDS encoding AbrB/MazE/SpoVT family DNA-binding domain-containing protein, which yields MTLVKISEKGQIVIPAAFRKKWNLEGGSTIILTDDADGIRIRPLVRLSDLSGIDEGKGLLQKLQEMREEEGDI from the coding sequence ATGACACTTGTGAAAATATCGGAAAAGGGACAGATAGTCATACCTGCAGCATTCCGAAAGAAATGGAATCTCGAAGGAGGTTCAACGATTATACTCACGGATGATGCAGATGGAATACGTATCAGGCCTTTGGTCCGTCTCTCTGACCTCTCCGGGATCGATGAGGGGAAGGGATTATTACAGAAACTTCAGGAGATGAGAGAGGAAGAAGGGGACATTTAA
- a CDS encoding VOC family protein, with translation MNNNMISLDHIALQVTSLEQSIRFYQNILQMEVFGPVNLGTLSASGRFVGKAVSGGQGLLKGIIKGISPRALHDQYTDIALLASSGSKYNILLVQKRYPETGMTKSVDGKTIFGFSCTLSPSVNAEILAWDLAQAEATFQWGDQNYDGTLFTEDNLIHSIYVQDPDGRVIELKPGTEDTFHGSCITSIDSITLHATYPEKSAQYYTKTLGFSITSDSKTTIPGKRFIWLTDSSGRRLILLYGLISPDGTPVKASGYGLDHFALTGLSIKGEKHSIQTDVRMNPENLIENSGSTYLQDSDGYWIENYPES, from the coding sequence ATGAATAATAATATGATATCACTTGACCATATTGCATTACAGGTAACAAGCCTTGAGCAAAGTATTCGTTTTTACCAGAATATACTGCAGATGGAGGTTTTCGGTCCAGTAAACCTCGGAACATTATCAGCGAGCGGTCGATTCGTAGGAAAAGCGGTTTCAGGTGGACAAGGATTATTAAAAGGGATTATTAAGGGAATTTCGCCGCGAGCTTTACATGATCAGTATACTGATATTGCCCTTCTTGCATCATCAGGAAGTAAATACAATATTTTATTGGTTCAAAAAAGATATCCTGAAACCGGAATGACGAAATCAGTCGATGGTAAGACAATATTTGGATTTTCATGTACTCTTTCACCATCAGTAAATGCAGAAATACTTGCATGGGATCTTGCCCAAGCAGAAGCCACATTTCAATGGGGTGATCAAAATTATGATGGAACCCTGTTTACCGAAGACAATCTTATCCACTCAATATATGTTCAGGATCCAGACGGACGGGTAATTGAACTGAAACCTGGAACAGAAGATACTTTTCATGGATCCTGCATCACATCAATTGATTCTATCACACTTCATGCAACTTATCCGGAAAAGTCTGCACAATATTATACTAAAACACTTGGTTTCTCGATTACATCAGATTCAAAAACTACTATTCCAGGAAAAAGATTCATATGGCTTACTGATTCATCAGGAAGAAGACTCATTCTTTTATATGGCCTGATCAGTCCGGATGGAACACCTGTCAAGGCTAGTGGTTATGGATTAGACCATTTTGCATTAACTGGTCTGTCAATAAAAGGGGAGAAACATTCTATCCAGACAGATGTTCGAATGAACCCAGAAAATTTGATAGAAAATTCTGGATCTACATATCTTCAGGATTCAGACGGATATTGGATTGAGAACTACCCAGAGTCATAA